In Beggiatoa leptomitoformis, the genomic window ATTTAATCCTCCTTGATGTCAACATGCCAAAAAAAAGTGGCTATCAAGTCTGTGAAATTATTCGCGCAAATCCTGCTTGGAAAACAATTCGTATCGTCATGTTGACCGCAAAAGGGCGTGATATTGAACGAGAAAAAGGACTTGCATTAGGGGCAGACGAATATATTACAAAACCATTCGCCACCCAAGAAGTTGTTGATAAAGTTAAAGAACTATTGGCGGTAGTATGAGCGCGAGAACTCAATTTTGGTTAGGTTTTTTCGCCGCTATCAGCGTTAATCTAGCAATTTTTGTGGGTGGCTGGTTCTTATTGCTCGATAAAATTGTTGATACTGACCAACGTAATGCCTTTGAAGGCTTTTTAGCCGTTGGTGGATTTGCCAGTTTTTCAGTGTTGGCAATTGTGTGGATGTCTTTGGATAATAAACTTTTTTTTCCCTTGCAATGGATTATTCGTGGCATAGAAATTATGCTACATAGTAACCCTTCGCATAAACTGGAATTAAATCGTTTTCACCTGCTGACTGACCTTGCTAAAGTCGTGCAAGCATTAGGAGATAGGCATCACAAAACCCGCATGGAACTAGCACAAACGGTTGCAAGCAGTGCTATCAAAATGGAAACGCAAAAATTGCGTTTAGAAACTATTTTGCGCGATTTAGACAGCGGTGTCATTGTCTGTGATAATCAAGGACGTGTCGTGCTTTATAATCCTGCTGCACTGCATATTTTAGGCAATCATGCAGCCCTTGGTTTGGGGCGTTCTATTTATGAACTGTTCGCCCGCGCGCCTGTAGAACATACCTTAGAAATGTTACGGTTACGCACCAGTCGTGATAAACACACAAAACAAGAAGGTGAATTTGTCTGTAGCGCACAAGATACGAATAGCCTATATCAT contains:
- a CDS encoding response regulator transcription factor encodes the protein MSKTVLVVDDEPNILLSLEFLMKQANYSVRTARDGDEALKAVETAPPDLILLDVNMPKKSGYQVCEIIRANPAWKTIRIVMLTAKGRDIEREKGLALGADEYITKPFATQEVVDKVKELLAVV